In a single window of the Tellurirhabdus bombi genome:
- a CDS encoding PD-(D/E)XK nuclease-like domain-containing protein, producing the protein MTEHQYRSHPAYANSDLTELLNLHTFKPLRKASPKIMQYGTTFHQLLLEPHRPVNWQLHTATEGKNLRALAESVRERTTDLLTDLTVEKPLFWECTLTGLPLKAKPDGVRPGLIVDVKTTSSRSSEEFFHKFQFYGYDRQAAFYFLAEPTAETFLFLGVQKSKPHNVYEMWFKKNDPFIETGTRKIERLLKLAHQESQRVEGWRPSSWQRTNQ; encoded by the coding sequence ATGACTGAGCACCAATATCGTTCGCATCCAGCCTACGCTAATTCTGATTTAACGGAGTTATTAAATCTGCATACGTTTAAGCCCCTTCGGAAAGCATCGCCCAAAATTATGCAGTACGGGACGACCTTTCACCAGCTTTTGCTAGAGCCGCACCGGCCAGTCAACTGGCAGTTGCACACGGCAACGGAAGGCAAAAACCTGCGGGCACTGGCTGAGTCGGTGCGTGAGCGAACCACGGATTTATTGACGGATCTGACCGTCGAAAAGCCCCTTTTCTGGGAATGCACGCTAACAGGCTTACCCCTCAAGGCAAAGCCCGACGGGGTGCGCCCCGGTTTAATTGTGGATGTAAAAACAACTTCCTCAAGGTCCAGCGAGGAGTTTTTTCATAAATTTCAGTTCTATGGCTACGACCGGCAGGCTGCCTTTTACTTCCTAGCCGAACCTACCGCCGAAACCTTTCTGTTTTTGGGCGTGCAAAAGTCCAAGCCGCACAACGTTTATGAGATGTGGTTTAAAAAGAATGATCCATTTATTGAAACGGGAACCCGAAAGATTGAGCGACTGCTAAAATTAGCGCATCAGGAGAGCCAGCGGGTGGAAGGCTGGCGCCCGTCGTCGTGGCAGAGAACCAATCAGTAG
- a CDS encoding zinc-binding metallopeptidase family protein encodes MKLFKCTHCGQLLFFENGFCERCKYPLGFVSQQLQLLPLEVAGPDTFRIYNQGPFLYRYCANHQYGVCNWLVADGSQTPYCKACTLNRTIPNLSKAEYLQRWRVIEVAKHRLVYTLRRMKLPLVSKTTDPDKGLSFDFLADENPGHSPRILTGHSRGLITINIAEADDIEREMARRAMDEPYRTVLGHFRHEVGHYYWDQLIDHSDHLTACRELFGDERQNYAEALKQHYRKGPARGWNQHFISAYASAHPWEDWAETWAHYMHILDTLETAYDFGLSVHPRIIEERTILSSEVKIDPYDPENFEMLISLWLPLCFAMNSLNRSMGHSDLYPFVIPPLVMQKLSFIHRVCYEARVV; translated from the coding sequence ATGAAACTCTTCAAATGCACGCACTGCGGACAACTGCTCTTTTTCGAGAATGGTTTTTGCGAGCGGTGCAAGTATCCGTTGGGCTTCGTGTCCCAGCAATTGCAGTTGCTCCCGCTTGAGGTAGCAGGACCGGATACGTTTCGCATCTACAACCAAGGTCCCTTTCTTTACCGCTACTGCGCCAATCATCAATACGGTGTCTGCAACTGGCTGGTTGCCGATGGCAGCCAGACGCCCTATTGTAAAGCCTGCACGCTAAACCGCACCATTCCGAACCTAAGCAAGGCGGAATACCTGCAACGCTGGCGCGTTATCGAAGTCGCAAAACACCGGCTGGTTTACACCTTAAGGCGCATGAAACTGCCTTTGGTGAGTAAAACCACCGATCCCGACAAAGGGCTCTCGTTTGATTTTCTGGCCGACGAAAATCCCGGACATTCGCCCCGCATCCTGACCGGTCATAGCCGAGGTTTGATAACCATTAACATTGCCGAAGCGGACGATATTGAGCGGGAAATGGCTCGTCGGGCCATGGACGAACCTTATCGCACCGTACTGGGGCACTTCCGCCACGAGGTAGGACATTATTACTGGGATCAGCTCATTGACCATTCCGACCATTTGACTGCCTGTCGGGAATTGTTTGGGGACGAGCGGCAAAATTACGCCGAGGCGCTGAAACAGCATTACCGAAAAGGGCCAGCTAGAGGCTGGAATCAGCATTTTATCAGTGCCTACGCCAGTGCGCACCCCTGGGAAGACTGGGCGGAAACCTGGGCGCACTACATGCACATCCTGGACACCCTCGAAACGGCCTACGACTTTGGCTTGAGCGTTCATCCCCGAATTATTGAAGAACGGACCATTTTGAGCTCAGAGGTTAAGATTGACCCTTATGATCCCGAAAATTTCGAGATGCTCATCAGCTTGTGGTTACCCCTGTGTTTTGCCATGAACAGCCTGAACCGCAGCATGGGGCATTCGGACTTGTATCCGTTTGTTATTCCTCCCCTCGTCATGCAGAAACTTAGCTTCATCCATCGGGTGTGTTACGAAGCACGCGTGGTATAA
- a CDS encoding transglutaminase domain-containing protein: protein MLISTVGMRPEGRTNDEYSRIDAYARTTPDSYARSINTLSDYLTAPARTDMDKVRVIYAWMVSHIQYDLAAANSAYRQKYYSEKEYATRVLQKRKGLCTGYALLFKYLLKRAGVDAASIRGYARTDDKESGLPVAVVDHEWNAVRIDNEWYLLDLAWAVSTAEEGQSSNDFYFLTPPDQFVSQHFPTDPRWQLLAQPVSKPEFDRFPKLYAPYFAMGYSPDFPKNGQITINRQTQLTFQNPNAIDYLCTISRFGQTKGVDIPISVTRTDDLHLIRLNVSAQGRGTLRVFAAPVTQSRSKHYECIASFTVNSL from the coding sequence GTGCTGATTTCAACCGTCGGAATGCGCCCGGAAGGACGTACTAACGATGAGTACAGCCGCATTGATGCCTACGCCCGAACCACGCCGGATTCGTATGCCCGAAGCATCAATACCTTGTCTGATTACCTGACCGCTCCCGCCCGGACGGATATGGATAAAGTTCGGGTTATTTACGCCTGGATGGTTTCCCATATTCAATATGACCTAGCGGCTGCCAACAGCGCTTACCGCCAAAAATATTATTCCGAGAAAGAATACGCGACCCGGGTCCTGCAAAAGCGCAAAGGGCTTTGCACTGGTTACGCACTCTTATTCAAGTATTTACTTAAACGAGCAGGCGTCGATGCAGCCAGCATCCGCGGCTATGCGCGAACGGATGACAAGGAGTCGGGCTTACCCGTTGCCGTGGTTGATCACGAATGGAATGCCGTACGCATTGATAACGAATGGTACCTCCTTGATTTGGCCTGGGCCGTGTCAACGGCTGAAGAAGGCCAATCCAGCAATGATTTTTATTTTCTGACGCCTCCCGATCAGTTTGTTTCGCAGCATTTCCCGACCGATCCGCGTTGGCAGCTTCTTGCCCAGCCCGTCAGTAAGCCCGAATTTGATCGCTTTCCCAAGCTGTACGCCCCTTATTTTGCCATGGGTTACAGCCCCGATTTTCCCAAAAATGGCCAGATTACGATCAATCGTCAGACGCAATTGACGTTTCAGAACCCGAATGCGATTGACTACCTCTGCACAATTAGCCGATTTGGTCAAACCAAAGGTGTCGATATTCCTATTTCGGTTACCCGCACGGATGATCTGCACCTGATTCGTCTGAACGTCTCCGCTCAGGGGCGCGGCACGTTGCGCGTTTTTGCGGCTCCGGTTACGCAAAGTCGTTCCAAGCATTATGAATGCATCGCGTCCTTTACCGTCAATAGTTTGTAA
- a CDS encoding hydantoinase/oxoprolinase family protein translates to MSRYHFSIDWGETFTDFVLVNEEGQLSIKKVAATFRDSTATLTEEITHFLEQYSIAMADIEAVVMGLNVQIPAEEALECLQHLHEQLQELGWPFPMQFVTNDGEIVDLEGALKDIKRIIKPGRVGCLAVGKFYGSLVNEKKLILLKMGGSYTHLTLLDGETQMRTLGVGGNNFVGVDVDGSLAVMMEHADHETGPACFGRGGSRPTLTDVDLILGFLNKSYFLNGRIRLDIDAARQAMEEHIGKPLGMKVEEAAMRLSQGIDRYVAKNIRKLVSDRAFDWSAYGLVAFGGAGPVHALDIASQLGVQKVIIPGAAGVSTALGYLLIYFDKTSKKEVINTLQRSNPATRSNDQDFVALKGYRSVYYEEDLTPCSCPIYDRARIQPDDRLSGPGIIEEPDTTIVIREKSYVQMDQYRNLLVEMRA, encoded by the coding sequence ATGAGCCGCTACCATTTTAGCATTGATTGGGGAGAAACATTTACTGATTTTGTATTAGTTAATGAAGAAGGACAGCTTTCCATCAAAAAAGTGGCCGCTACCTTTCGGGATTCTACCGCTACCCTAACGGAAGAAATCACTCATTTTCTGGAACAGTACAGCATCGCGATGGCGGATATTGAAGCCGTAGTGATGGGCTTGAATGTCCAAATTCCTGCCGAAGAGGCGCTGGAATGCCTGCAACACCTCCATGAGCAATTGCAAGAGCTGGGTTGGCCGTTTCCCATGCAGTTTGTTACCAACGACGGCGAAATCGTTGACCTGGAAGGGGCGCTCAAAGACATCAAGCGAATCATAAAACCCGGTCGGGTAGGTTGCCTAGCGGTCGGTAAGTTCTATGGCTCGCTGGTCAACGAAAAGAAACTGATTCTTCTGAAAATGGGGGGCTCCTACACGCACCTTACGTTGCTGGATGGCGAAACCCAAATGCGCACGCTGGGCGTTGGGGGCAACAATTTTGTGGGCGTTGATGTAGATGGCTCGCTAGCCGTGATGATGGAGCATGCCGACCACGAGACCGGTCCCGCCTGCTTCGGACGGGGCGGCTCGCGACCAACCCTAACTGACGTGGACCTGATTCTGGGCTTTCTCAACAAAAGCTATTTTCTGAATGGCCGCATTCGGCTGGATATTGACGCGGCGCGGCAAGCCATGGAAGAACACATTGGCAAGCCGCTGGGCATGAAGGTAGAAGAAGCAGCCATGCGCCTAAGCCAGGGAATTGATCGGTACGTTGCTAAGAACATTCGGAAGTTAGTCTCTGATCGGGCCTTTGACTGGTCGGCTTATGGTCTGGTGGCTTTCGGCGGCGCTGGCCCCGTACACGCGCTGGATATTGCCAGCCAGCTAGGCGTCCAGAAAGTAATTATTCCGGGGGCGGCGGGCGTTTCGACGGCTTTGGGGTATTTACTGATCTATTTCGATAAAACGTCAAAGAAAGAAGTCATCAACACGCTGCAACGCTCCAATCCGGCAACGCGTTCCAATGATCAGGATTTTGTGGCTTTGAAGGGCTATCGGTCGGTGTATTACGAAGAAGACCTGACCCCTTGTTCGTGTCCTATTTACGACCGGGCTCGCATTCAACCCGACGACCGGCTGTCTGGACCAGGCATCATCGAAGAACCCGATACAACCATTGTCATTCGCGAAAAAAGTTACGTTCAGATGGACCAGTACCGGAATTTACTGGTTGAAATGCGGGCGTAG